A window of the Scandinavium goeteborgense genome harbors these coding sequences:
- a CDS encoding SDR family oxidoreductase yields MSHQSEQSSQFPTPPFKEQPQEAPGLASEMTPEPDHGEISYVGTGRLTGKKALITGGDSGIGRAVAIAFAREGADVAINYLPEEAADADDVIALIKAEGKNAVALPGDIRDEAFCKSLVDDALNALGGLDILVNNAGRQQYCESLEDLTTEAFDATFKTNVYAPFWITRAALPHLKSGASIINTSSVQAYQPSAILLDYAQTKACLAVFTKALAKQLGPKNIRVNAVAPGPYWTVLQPSGGQPQEKVREFGKNAPLGRPGQPVEIAPLYVTLASDACSYASGQVWCSDGGTGTL; encoded by the coding sequence ATGAGCCATCAGTCAGAGCAATCAAGCCAGTTCCCAACTCCCCCATTTAAAGAACAACCTCAGGAAGCGCCGGGCCTCGCGTCTGAAATGACACCGGAACCCGATCATGGCGAAATCAGTTATGTCGGCACGGGCAGGCTAACAGGCAAGAAGGCGCTGATTACCGGGGGAGACTCGGGCATTGGCCGGGCCGTCGCCATTGCGTTCGCCCGGGAAGGTGCCGATGTCGCCATCAATTATTTACCTGAGGAAGCTGCGGATGCTGATGACGTCATTGCCCTGATAAAGGCCGAAGGCAAAAACGCCGTCGCGCTTCCCGGAGATATTCGGGATGAAGCCTTCTGTAAATCACTGGTTGATGATGCCCTCAACGCACTGGGCGGGCTGGATATTCTGGTGAATAACGCGGGTCGTCAGCAATATTGTGAGTCCCTCGAAGATCTCACGACCGAGGCATTTGATGCGACCTTCAAAACCAATGTGTATGCGCCCTTCTGGATAACCCGGGCGGCACTACCGCACCTGAAATCAGGGGCATCTATCATTAATACGTCCTCTGTTCAGGCGTATCAGCCGAGCGCCATCCTGCTGGACTATGCCCAGACCAAGGCCTGCCTGGCGGTATTTACCAAAGCGCTGGCGAAGCAGCTTGGGCCGAAAAATATCCGGGTGAATGCGGTAGCGCCTGGACCGTACTGGACCGTCCTTCAGCCCAGCGGTGGTCAGCCGCAGGAGAAGGTCCGCGAGTTTGGTAAAAACGCGCCGTTGGGACGCCCAGGCCAGCCCGTTGAGATAGCGCCGCTCTACGTCACCCTGGCCTCTGATGCTTGCTCCTATGCCTCGGGTCAAGTGTGGTGCTCCGACGGCGGGACAGGCACCCTCTGA